One part of the Dysidea avara chromosome 10, odDysAvar1.4, whole genome shotgun sequence genome encodes these proteins:
- the LOC136268022 gene encoding uncharacterized protein isoform X1, which translates to MNSVKNSRESSDSTLLSTWSQIVSSHSSVDHASETTESSAMRRLEAEGDVCGFDHDVAGGDRRYYDAEDNVWSLDDSSVAVGDRILDAESNIPGFVNQDHSVMEDETMLSNDAEGYAQSLMCHTGKDHKLLDTEADILSLPNTNIDVNITISSGPTKCVEGKTTNSSDSQSLNSTSFHRAVGSSSKPWNGYNCCVPGCYNSSGENKFRDESSKVSFHNLPDVKSKKGKTWIGLIHRDLNEDFVVTKSTKICSDHFLSTDFLLNCERRRLKPDAVPSCFPWRKCFKRRSRTSQKASQALLEDEKPNERMASATNSRKKMKAEIVSVSMDSTDIQPSAETAEEPDQQDVIVNLQTQVISLQNQLAETENRLKKSLFRLENIRDDAKLMKFYTGFVDYETLMAFYEMLESDALVMRQWSGRRCGSNYDDVKTGPKYKLPLKEQFFLTLVRLRAGLPELDVANRFDVSQATVSRITNTWINLMFHTLKSIEKFPPWHVVKKYMPDSFKKEYPNIRIIIDATEFAVERPSSLLSQACTFSAYKNKNTIKVLIGVTPSGAISFVSEAYEGSISDRKLVEVSGLLDKLEPGDEVMADKGFTIHDLLIPRGVRLNIPPFLQGKVQMTPNDVFLTKKIAHLRVHVERSIGRVKEFKILQDTLPATMWDSVSHVVYVCCMLSNFGPPLVC; encoded by the exons ATGAACAGTGTGAAGAATTCAAGAGAAAGTTCAG ATTCTACCTTGCTGTCCACCTGGAGTCAAATTGTTAGTAGTCACAGTTCAGTAGATCATGCCAGTGAGACCACTGAGAGTAGTGCCATGAGAAGGCTTG AAGCTGAAGGTGATGTTTGTGGCTTTGATCATGATGTAGCAGGTGGTGACAGAAGATATTATG ATGCTGAAGATAATGTCTGGAGTCTTGATGATAGCAGTGTTGCAGTAGGTGACAGAATTCTCG ATGCTGAAAGTAACATTCCTGGCTTTGTAAACCAAGATCACAGTGTGATGGAGGATGAAACAATGCTATCCAATG ATGCTGAAGGTTATGCCCAAAGTCTTATGTGTCACACAGGAAAGGATCACAAATTGCTTG ATACTGAAGCTGATATTTTGTCATTGCCAAACACCAATATTGATGTCAACATTACAATCAGCTCTGGGCCTACAAAATGTGTAGAAGGAAAGACTACAAATTCTTCAG ACTCACAATCATTGAACAGTACTAGTTTTCACAGAGCTGTTGGAAGCTCAAGCAAACCTTGGAATGGGTACAATTGTTGTGTGCCTGGGTGTTACAATTCTTCTGGCGAGAATAAGTTTAGGGATGAGTCCTCAAAAGTTTCCTTTCACAACCTTCCTGATGTCAAGTCAAAGAAGGGAAAAACATGGATTGGGTTGATTCATCGTGATCTTAATGAGGATTTTGTTGTCACGAAAAGTACCAAAATTTGTTCTGACCATTTTCTTTCTACTGATTTTCTTTTAAATTGTGAGAGACGGCGGCTAAAACCTGATGCAGTTCCATCCTGTTTTCCTTGGAGAAAATGCTTTAAACGCAGATCACGAACATCTCAAAAAGCATCACAAGCTTTATTGGAGGATGAAAAACCTAATGAGAGGATGGCTAGTGCAACGAATAGCAGAAAGAAAATGAAAGCAGAAATTGTTTCTGTCAGTATGGATTCTACTGATATACAACCTAGTGCAGAAACCGCTGAGGAACCTGACCAACAGGATGTGATTGTTAACCTTCAAACTCAGGTTATTAGTCTTCAAAATCAACTGGCAGAAACAGAAAACAGGCTTAAAAAGAGTTTATTTAGGCTTGAGAACATCAGGGATGATGCAAAGTTGATGAAGTTTTATACAGGATTTGTAGACTACGAAACTTTAATGGCTTTTTATGAGATGTTGGAATCAGATGCATTAGTGATGAGACAGTGGAGTGGGAGGCGCTGTGGATCTAATTATGATGATGTAAAAACTGGACCAAAGTACAAGCTTCCATTGAAAGAGCAATTCTTTTTAACCCTTGTTAGGCTCCGAGCTGGACTACCTGAGCTAGATGTTGCTAATAGATTTGATGTTTCACAAGCAACAGTTTCAAGAATCACTAATACGTGGATTAACTTGATGTTCCACACCCTTAAGTCCATTGAGAAATTTCCACCATGGCATGTAGTAAAAAAGTATATGCCTGATTCATTCAAAAAAGAGTACCCAAATATAAGAATTATTATTGACGCAACAGAATTTGCAGTTGAAAGGCCATCTTCCCTGTTATCTCAAGCTTGTACATTTTCTGCCTACAAAAACAAGAATACGATAAAAGTTTTAATAGGTGTAACTCCCAGTGGAGCAATTTCATTTGTTTCGGAAGCTTACGAAGGATCGATATCTGACCGAAAATTAGTAGAAGTCAGTGGACTATTGGATAAACTAGAGCCAGGAGATGAGGTCATGGCTGACAAAGGTTTTACTATTCATGACTTGTTGATTCCTCGTGGTGTACGTTTGAACATTCCGCCATTTCTTCAAGGAAAAGTGCAAATGACACCCAATGATGTATTTCTTACCAAGAAAATTGCTCATCTAAGGGTGCATGTGGAAAGAAGCATTGGACGAGTCAAAGAGTTTAAAATTTTGCAGGACACTCTTCCTGCAACTATGTGGGATTCTGTTAGTCATGTTGTGTATGTTTGCTGCATGCTTAGTAACTTTGGACCTCCATTAGTATGTTAG
- the LOC136268022 gene encoding uncharacterized protein isoform X2: protein MNSVKNSRESSDSTLLSTWSQIVSSHSSVDHASETTESSAMRRLEAEGDVCGFDHDVAGGDRRYYDAEDNVWSLDDSSVAVDAESNIPGFVNQDHSVMEDETMLSNDAEGYAQSLMCHTGKDHKLLDTEADILSLPNTNIDVNITISSGPTKCVEGKTTNSSDSQSLNSTSFHRAVGSSSKPWNGYNCCVPGCYNSSGENKFRDESSKVSFHNLPDVKSKKGKTWIGLIHRDLNEDFVVTKSTKICSDHFLSTDFLLNCERRRLKPDAVPSCFPWRKCFKRRSRTSQKASQALLEDEKPNERMASATNSRKKMKAEIVSVSMDSTDIQPSAETAEEPDQQDVIVNLQTQVISLQNQLAETENRLKKSLFRLENIRDDAKLMKFYTGFVDYETLMAFYEMLESDALVMRQWSGRRCGSNYDDVKTGPKYKLPLKEQFFLTLVRLRAGLPELDVANRFDVSQATVSRITNTWINLMFHTLKSIEKFPPWHVVKKYMPDSFKKEYPNIRIIIDATEFAVERPSSLLSQACTFSAYKNKNTIKVLIGVTPSGAISFVSEAYEGSISDRKLVEVSGLLDKLEPGDEVMADKGFTIHDLLIPRGVRLNIPPFLQGKVQMTPNDVFLTKKIAHLRVHVERSIGRVKEFKILQDTLPATMWDSVSHVVYVCCMLSNFGPPLVC, encoded by the exons ATGAACAGTGTGAAGAATTCAAGAGAAAGTTCAG ATTCTACCTTGCTGTCCACCTGGAGTCAAATTGTTAGTAGTCACAGTTCAGTAGATCATGCCAGTGAGACCACTGAGAGTAGTGCCATGAGAAGGCTTG AAGCTGAAGGTGATGTTTGTGGCTTTGATCATGATGTAGCAGGTGGTGACAGAAGATATTATG ATGCTGAAGATAATGTCTGGAGTCTTGATGATAGCAGTGTTGCAGTAG ATGCTGAAAGTAACATTCCTGGCTTTGTAAACCAAGATCACAGTGTGATGGAGGATGAAACAATGCTATCCAATG ATGCTGAAGGTTATGCCCAAAGTCTTATGTGTCACACAGGAAAGGATCACAAATTGCTTG ATACTGAAGCTGATATTTTGTCATTGCCAAACACCAATATTGATGTCAACATTACAATCAGCTCTGGGCCTACAAAATGTGTAGAAGGAAAGACTACAAATTCTTCAG ACTCACAATCATTGAACAGTACTAGTTTTCACAGAGCTGTTGGAAGCTCAAGCAAACCTTGGAATGGGTACAATTGTTGTGTGCCTGGGTGTTACAATTCTTCTGGCGAGAATAAGTTTAGGGATGAGTCCTCAAAAGTTTCCTTTCACAACCTTCCTGATGTCAAGTCAAAGAAGGGAAAAACATGGATTGGGTTGATTCATCGTGATCTTAATGAGGATTTTGTTGTCACGAAAAGTACCAAAATTTGTTCTGACCATTTTCTTTCTACTGATTTTCTTTTAAATTGTGAGAGACGGCGGCTAAAACCTGATGCAGTTCCATCCTGTTTTCCTTGGAGAAAATGCTTTAAACGCAGATCACGAACATCTCAAAAAGCATCACAAGCTTTATTGGAGGATGAAAAACCTAATGAGAGGATGGCTAGTGCAACGAATAGCAGAAAGAAAATGAAAGCAGAAATTGTTTCTGTCAGTATGGATTCTACTGATATACAACCTAGTGCAGAAACCGCTGAGGAACCTGACCAACAGGATGTGATTGTTAACCTTCAAACTCAGGTTATTAGTCTTCAAAATCAACTGGCAGAAACAGAAAACAGGCTTAAAAAGAGTTTATTTAGGCTTGAGAACATCAGGGATGATGCAAAGTTGATGAAGTTTTATACAGGATTTGTAGACTACGAAACTTTAATGGCTTTTTATGAGATGTTGGAATCAGATGCATTAGTGATGAGACAGTGGAGTGGGAGGCGCTGTGGATCTAATTATGATGATGTAAAAACTGGACCAAAGTACAAGCTTCCATTGAAAGAGCAATTCTTTTTAACCCTTGTTAGGCTCCGAGCTGGACTACCTGAGCTAGATGTTGCTAATAGATTTGATGTTTCACAAGCAACAGTTTCAAGAATCACTAATACGTGGATTAACTTGATGTTCCACACCCTTAAGTCCATTGAGAAATTTCCACCATGGCATGTAGTAAAAAAGTATATGCCTGATTCATTCAAAAAAGAGTACCCAAATATAAGAATTATTATTGACGCAACAGAATTTGCAGTTGAAAGGCCATCTTCCCTGTTATCTCAAGCTTGTACATTTTCTGCCTACAAAAACAAGAATACGATAAAAGTTTTAATAGGTGTAACTCCCAGTGGAGCAATTTCATTTGTTTCGGAAGCTTACGAAGGATCGATATCTGACCGAAAATTAGTAGAAGTCAGTGGACTATTGGATAAACTAGAGCCAGGAGATGAGGTCATGGCTGACAAAGGTTTTACTATTCATGACTTGTTGATTCCTCGTGGTGTACGTTTGAACATTCCGCCATTTCTTCAAGGAAAAGTGCAAATGACACCCAATGATGTATTTCTTACCAAGAAAATTGCTCATCTAAGGGTGCATGTGGAAAGAAGCATTGGACGAGTCAAAGAGTTTAAAATTTTGCAGGACACTCTTCCTGCAACTATGTGGGATTCTGTTAGTCATGTTGTGTATGTTTGCTGCATGCTTAGTAACTTTGGACCTCCATTAGTATGTTAG